From Paenibacillus sp. PvR098:
GCTTGGTCAAATTCGACTGCAAAAACTGATTTATATCTCCCAGTGTTGTTGAAGCCCAAGGAAAGCCCGCCTGCTCCCGAAAATAAGTCGATAGTTTTATAGGTTCTTCTGGACATACTGTCGTTAGCTCCTTTCCGAGATAGTTCAACACCGATGCGCCTTCTATGATACCATATTTAATTGACTGCTTCCTCTATTAGTTTATCACAGAACATATGTTCTTACAATTTTTATGTTAAGAACAACTAGTACTTGTATAAATTCAATTCATCCGTTATTAATTGTATGCTGTTTGGTTGATATTATAAAAATAAAGATTCAAGGAAGGATCAAAATGGTCGATTTTGTGGACAGAGTAACCCGAAGCAGAATGATGCAAAAAGTCAAATCTATTTCTAAGCTGGAAGAAATGATTAGCAAGGAATTATGGAGACGGGGGCTTCGAATGAGGCGAAACGTTCTCGATTTGTACGGAAAGCCTGATTTCAGCTTAAAAAAATATAAAATCGCCATTTTTATTGATTCCTGCTTCTGGCATTCATGTGAGCAGCATGGTACGGTTCCACAAAGCAATACGCAATTTTGGGAAACGAAGCTTAACCGAAATAAGTTGCGTGATCAAGAAGTAACGCAATATTATGTGGATAAAGGCTGGAATATTTTGCGCATATGGGAGCATGAATTAAAGCAGGACTGGGAAGGAGCAATTAACAAAATTGTTACCTTTGTACTACAAAAGTCTTCCTAAAATTTGGGTACAAATGTTAGTATTAAATATGTAGATAATATTTGGAAGACAGTATTATTCAAGGACATATTTCCCCTAAGCGGAGAGCGAGGGGATGCCTACTGATTAAAAATGGTCTATAAGGCGAAGGGAGAATTGCAATGGTTGAAGAAAAAGAGTGGTTTGATGAGGTTGATACTTCTAATGATACCGAATACAATTCAATTGGTGAATATGACATTACGTCCACACCTAATGATTTTAATGTAATTACAATATTCAACTTTATTGAAAAAGGAATCTTTAAAATCCCCGCATTTCAAAGGAATTATGTTTGGGATATTAAAAGAGCTTCAAAACTTATTGAGTCGATAATACTAGGACTTCCTATACCACAGATTTTTTTATACGAGGAATCAAGAAATAAATTTTTAGTTATAGATGGGCAACAAAGGTTACTGTCCATTTATTATTTTATTAAACAAAGGTTTCCGCGACAAGATAAAAGAATTGAGCTAAGGGAGATATTTGATCGAGAGGGCAAAATCCCTGAATCGATACTGGCAAATGAAAATTATTTTACAAATTTTAATCTTAAACTAGAGAGTAGTGACCCTAACAAGCCCAGCAAATTCAACAAGATGAATTATGCAACATTAGAAGAATACCAGACTGAGTTCGAACTGAAGACAATACGAAATATGGTAATAAAGCAAAACCAGCCTGATAATGAGCATTCATCAATTTTTGAGATTTTCAATAGATTAAATACAGGAGGATATAACCTAAAACAGCAAGAAATTCGAGCGAGTTTGTTTCATTCTGACTTTTATAATTTGTTGAACAGAATTAACCTGGATAAAAGATGGCGTCGTCTTTTAGGCAAAGTATCACCCGATTTGCATATGGCAGATGTAGAATTTCTTTTGAGAGGATTTGCGATGCTATACAACGGACAAGAATATAAACCATCAATGAATAAATTTTTAAATTTATTTTCAGGACAAAGCAAATCTTTCACAAGGGATAAAATTGAAGAAGCGGAGAAGGTTTTTTCAGCTTTTTTAGCAGCATCGGAAAAATTGGATTCGAATATTTTCCATAGTTTGAAGGGGTTTAGTGTTTCTATTTTTGAAGCAGTTTTCACAGCAGTAGGACGACCCTTTGTTAATAACACTAAAAAAGATGTCGAGATTTTTATAAGTGAAGATAAGGTCAACCGACTTAAAGGGAATACCACATTTATTGACGCCACACAATCGAATACTGTTAGTAAAGACAACGTTTCTACAAGAATTGCTCTAGCACAACGGATTCTTGTTAATGAATAAGGTGCCGTTATGAGTACATTTATAGATGTGGTATATAATGAAAGTAAGGCTATTAAAGACTTTCTTAAAGAACAAGATCAAATCTCTTTTTTGAGCGAAGTCGACGACCAATCAAGAAAAAGTTTGCTGTTGTCAGCGGCTAGTTATTTTGAAAGTAGACTAACAGATATATTATTAAATCATTTGAAACATATCA
This genomic window contains:
- a CDS encoding DUF262 domain-containing protein; this translates as MVEEKEWFDEVDTSNDTEYNSIGEYDITSTPNDFNVITIFNFIEKGIFKIPAFQRNYVWDIKRASKLIESIILGLPIPQIFLYEESRNKFLVIDGQQRLLSIYYFIKQRFPRQDKRIELREIFDREGKIPESILANENYFTNFNLKLESSDPNKPSKFNKMNYATLEEYQTEFELKTIRNMVIKQNQPDNEHSSIFEIFNRLNTGGYNLKQQEIRASLFHSDFYNLLNRINLDKRWRRLLGKVSPDLHMADVEFLLRGFAMLYNGQEYKPSMNKFLNLFSGQSKSFTRDKIEEAEKVFSAFLAASEKLDSNIFHSLKGFSVSIFEAVFTAVGRPFVNNTKKDVEIFISEDKVNRLKGNTTFIDATQSNTVSKDNVSTRIALAQRILVNE
- a CDS encoding very short patch repair endonuclease, whose product is MVDFVDRVTRSRMMQKVKSISKLEEMISKELWRRGLRMRRNVLDLYGKPDFSLKKYKIAIFIDSCFWHSCEQHGTVPQSNTQFWETKLNRNKLRDQEVTQYYVDKGWNILRIWEHELKQDWEGAINKIVTFVLQKSS